A region of the Bacteroidales bacterium genome:
AATGTTTTTGTTATTGCTTATTTTATAAAAATTCGATTTTTCTTGAGTTATTTGATGTTTTTGTCATATATACTTTTACAAAATCAGGGGGAATTATTTTTTCAATTTTTTCAGCCCATTCAATGAAACAATAATTATCGCTGAAAAAATAATCTTCATAACCAAAATCGTAAACTTCTTCAATATTTTTAATACGGTAAAAATCAAAATGATAGATTATGTCATCATTAATTGTGTAGTATTCATTTATTATTGCAAAAGAAGGAC
Encoded here:
- the tsaE gene encoding tRNA (adenosine(37)-N6)-threonylcarbamoyltransferase complex ATPase subunit type 1 TsaE, coding for MAIIEINSVKNINEASTKFLSETKGFKKFAFYGEMGVGKTTFIKAICHKLKVKDIINSPSFAIINEYYTINDDIIYHFDFYRIKNIEEVYDFGYEDYFFSDNYCFIEWAEKIEKIIPPDFVKVYMTKTSNNSRKIEFL